A part of Candida albicans SC5314 chromosome 2, complete sequence genomic DNA contains:
- a CDS encoding uncharacterized protein (Ortholog of C. dubliniensis CD36 : Cd36_19870, C. parapsilosis CDC317 : CPAR2_209420, Candida tenuis NRRL Y-1498 : CANTEDRAFT_100922 and Debaryomyces hansenii CBS767 : DEHA2D11176g) produces MTLSKQTPPQQQQLSHNELLQQAKLNQINDLKNSQLYSKQLIQTLQSLIKSNSNTLSPSSGLIDKITTIHQLNNEIDKQLNHDIAQNYYELIQYKQKLEKVIKDCHYVINEIDNLQFKSELIDQNLRILEHTLKLIKK; encoded by the coding sequence ATGACATTACTGAAACAgacaccaccacaacagcaacaactaCTGCATAATGAACTATTACAACAAGccaaattaaatcaaatcaatgatttaaaaaattctcaattatattcaaaacaattaattcaaacattacaatcattaattaaatctaATTCTAATACATTGCTGCCTTCATCTggtttaattgataaaattaccacgattcatcaattaaataatgaaattgataaacaattgaatcatgATATAGcacaaaattattatgaattgattcaatataaacaaaaactagAAAAAGTTATTAAAGATTGTCATTAtgtaattaatgaaattgataatttacaatttaaaagtgaattaattgatcaaaattTACGAATATTAGAACATacattaaaattaattaaaaaataa
- a CDS encoding uncharacterized protein (Ortholog of C. dubliniensis CD36 : Cd36_19880, Candida tenuis NRRL Y-1498 : CANTEDRAFT_117672, Debaryomyces hansenii CBS767 : DEHA2D11154g and Pichia stipitis Pignal : PICST_59570): protein MTQYLSKDSLFLKLPTDLSKDEISVLDLYHDITSLTTTPTPKVTFDSIINKTYYLLKSTNDISNALKLWQIRLTCHLFNNQLSYAKKESINLNNTLYLQENHNITPPPPPPAASSSSSLSLSNGSTPNATTTTTNNNPIYPLPKNNQLIIDFKLLILLLRLKNFPNMNLINELYKLIYQLRLKRNDNINNDQISLLLVKNLQNLSYDNIVILTLTKNYLTLINFLSNLIQELKELKDSEDKKQNMANSFDCDYYSNINLIYLIINLIVHHKNHNQNHIDVVINDTNFNHIWNTQINETTKNSLIYTLQHIPPSIASKHDNNPQESSIQFKCDSIKDLGQLVQEGKITGRIICSMLGIWDLSNTYGFTLSNNSNSDGNSALQFTKINSQEDHQQQQHLDINTLSKDEIINKCCDLLNDQWCNYINKVYGLE from the coding sequence ATGACACAATATTTATCGAAagattctttatttttgaaattaccTACTGATTTATCTAAAGATGAAATTTCTGTACTAGATTTATATCATGATATCACTTCCTTAACAACGacaccaacaccaaaagTTACATTCGattcaataatcaataagacatattatttattaaaatcaacTAATGATATTTCTAATGCGTTGAAACTATGGCAAATTAGATTAACTTgtcatttatttaataatcaattgagtTATGCTAAAAAGGAACTgattaatttaaataatacattatatttacaagaaaatcATAATATTACTccaccacctccaccaccaGCAGCTTCctcgtcatcatcattatcattatcaaatggATCAACACCAAATgctaccaccaccaccactaataataatccaatATATCCATTACCTAagaataatcaattgattatagatttcaaattattaatacttttattaagattaaaaaatttccctaatatgaatttaattaatgaattatataaattaatttatcaattaagattgaaaagaaatgataatattaataatgatcaaATTTCGTTATTATTGGTTAagaatttacaaaatttgaGTTATGATAATATTGTTATATTGACACTCACTAAGAATTATTTAACtttgattaatttcttatctaatttaattcaagaattgaaagaattaaaagaCAGCGAAGAtaagaaacaaaatatggccaattcttttgattgtgattattattccaatataaatttgatttatttaataatcaatttaattgttcACCATAAGaatcataatcaaaatcatatAGATGTGGTTATAAATGATacaaatttcaatcatATTTGGAATActcaaatcaatgaaaCAACTAAAAACTCATTAATTTATACATTACAACATATTCCTCCATCTATTGCTTCTAAACATGATAATAATCCACAAGAATCATCTATACAATTCAAATGTGattcaattaaagatttaGGTCAATTGGTTCAAGAAGGAAAAATCACAGGAAGAATAATATGTTCAATGTTAGGAATTTGGGATTTATCTAATACTTATGGGTTTActttatctaataattcaaattcagaTGGTAATAGTGCGTTACAATTCACGAAAATTAACTCCCAAGAagatcatcaacaacaacaacatttgGATATCAATACATTGTCCAAAGATGAgataatcaataaatgtTGTGATTTACTCAATGATCAATGGTGtaattatatcaataaaGTATATGGGCTTGAATAA
- the BIO32 gene encoding Bio32p (Putative class III aminotransferase with a predicted role in biotin biosynthesis; Spider biofilm induced), with the protein MTKKYSSTDLKSSKLLHRDLNSPPIVIDHANGNNLFTQDHHQLFDSVGGAAVISVGHNNKEVIDAITTQLQKVSYLHTGEFTVPIAEELAHELINNLDSSSGYSGGDVDPSKKIAKVYFANSGSEANEAAIKLVMQYFYEQGKHTKTQFISRHQSYHGNCLGGMSLSGHIARRKPYESIIDQSRFHKVDPCYEFRYKQSNDESNESSDQYVKRLLEQLENKILQIGPENVAAFFAETIVGATTGCVPATPGYFKGVREICDKYDILLVLDEIMCGSGRTGTFFAWQQEQEGEEQGGKSIIPDITTCGKAITSGYCPLSCVFFNKKILDVLSNGSSCFNCGHTYQSFPIACAAAHAVQKIIKRDNLLDNVVKMGVILQELLMMKIDPLEIVANIRGRGLFWGIEFCKNKSTLEPFNPSCNVSIKIGEYTKRNGVVVYPGKGTIDGIKGDHILIAPSFTITKEEIEFIVDIVAKSIKEFIANEVDLFK; encoded by the coding sequence ATGACAAAGAAATATTCTTCAACCGACCTTAAACTGTCGAAATTACTTCATCGAGATTTAAATTCTCCTCCAATAGTCATTGATCATGCCAATGGGAATAATTTATTCACTCAagatcatcatcaattatttgataGTGTTGGTGGTGCGGCAGTAATATCTGTTGgtcataataataaagaagtCATTGACGCCATTACCActcaattacaaaaagtTTCTTATTTACACACAGGAGAATTCACTGTCCCCATTGCTGAAGAATTAGCTcatgaattaattaataacttggatagtagtagtggttatagtggtggtgatgtTGATCCGAGTAAAAAGATTGCAAAAGTTTATTTTGCCAATTCTGGAAGTGAAGCCAATGAAGCAGCAATTAAATTAGTAATGCAATATTTTTATGAACAAGGTAAACACACAAAGACGCAATTTATATCTCGACATCAATCATATCATGGTAATTGTCTTGGTGGGATGAGTTTATCAGGACATATAGCTAGAAGAAAACCAtatgaatcaattattgatcAATCAAGATTTCATAAAGTTGATCCATGTTATGAATTTAGATataaacaatcaaatgatgaatcaaatgaatcaaGTGATCAATATGTTAAAAGATTActtgaacaattggaaaacaaaatattacAAATTGGTCCTGAAAATGTGGCTGCATTTTTCGCTGAAACTATAGTTGGGGCAACTACTGGTTGTGTACCAGCAACACCAGGATATTTCAAAGGAGTTCGAGAAATTTGTGATAAATATGATATCTTGTTAGTACTTGATGAAATTATGTGTGGATCAGGTAGAACAGGGACTTTTTTTGCTTGgcaacaagaacaagaaggAGAAGAACAAGGCGGAAAATCTATTATACCTGATATAACTACTTGTGGTAAAGCCATTACTAGTGGTTATTGTCCATTATCAtgtgtttttttcaataaaaaaattcttgatgTTTTATCTAATGGTTCAAGTTGTTTTAATTGTGGTCATACTTATCAAAGTTTCCCTATTGCATGTGCAGCAGCTCATGCGGttcaaaaaatcattaaacgagataatttattagataATGTTGTTAAAATGGGGGTCATTttacaagaattattaatgatgaaaattgaTCCATTGGAAATTGTTGCAAATATTCGTGGACGAGGATTATTTTGGggaattgaattttgtaaaaataaatcaactcTAGAACCGTTTAATCCTTCTTGTAATGTTAGTATAAAGATTGGAGAATATACTAAAAGAAATggagttgttgtttatcCTGGAAAGGGAACAATAGACGGAATTAAGGGGGATCATATACTTATTGCTCCAAGTTTTACCATTACTAAAGaggaaattgaatttattgttgatattgttgctaaatcaattaaagaatttataGCTAATGAAGTTGatcttttcaaataa
- the RPC40 gene encoding DNA-directed RNA polymerase core subunit (Putative RNA polymerase; protein level decreases in stationary phase cultures; Hap43p-induced gene): protein MSDNNIVGIEYNRVTNTTSTDFPGHQQNGDYSWDIEKFKNKFEIKITNLSERTGTFDLIHIDTSIANAFRRIMIAEVPSVAAETVYMFMNTSVIQDEVLAQRIGLIPWKIDPDKLTWVDETVDINDRFTEDNTIVLSLDVACSKNPHAPKNSTDPRELYKNSHVYAKDFKFEPHGNQEEKFKDTPVVPCDPDILLAKLRPGQEISLRAHCVLGIGSDHAKFSPVATASYRLLPVIDIKEPITGELAKKFQKCFPPGVIGIDANGKAYVKDARKDTVSREVLRHPEFDGKVQLGRQRDHFIFNVESTGAMPPAEIFFKSVRLLKNKAEYLRNCPIGQ from the coding sequence ATGTCAGATAATAACATTGTTGGGATAGAATATAATAGAGTGACAAACACTACTTCAACTGATTTCCCAGGTCATCAACAAAATGGAGATTATTCATGGgacattgaaaaatttaaaaacaagtttgaaatcaaaatcacaAATTTGAGTGAAAGGACGGGGacttttgatttgatacATATTGATACATCAATAGCTAATGCATTTCGTCGTATTATGATTGCCGAAGTTCCTTCAGTTGCTGCTGAAACTGTATATATGTTTATGAACACTTCAGTTATTCAAGATGAAGTATTGGCACAAAGAATTGGGTTAATCCCATGGAAAATCGACCCCGATAAGTTGACTTGGGTAGATGAAACTGTTGATATCAATGATCGTTTCACAGAAGATAATACAATTGTGTTATCATTAGATGTTGCATGTTCGAAAAACCCTCATGCACCTAAAAATTCTACTGATCCTAGagaattatataaaaattcTCATGTTTATGCtaaagatttcaaatttgaacCTCATGGGaatcaagaagaaaaatttaaagatACTCCAGTGGTGCCTTGTGATCCCGATATTTTATTGGCTAAATTAAGACCAGGTCaagaaatttcattaaGAGCTCATTGTGTATTGGGTATTGGATCTGATCATGCTAAATTTTCTCCTGTGGCTACTGCATCTTATAGATTATTGCCAGTTATAGATATTAAAGAACCAATTACGGGGGAATTGGCtaaaaaattccaaaaatgTTTCCCACCAGGAGTTATTGGTATCGATGCTAATGGTAAAGCATACGTTAAAGATGCCAGAAAAGATACTGTTTCTCGTGAAGTATTAAGACATCCAGAATTTGATGGTAAAGTCCAATTAGGTAGACAAAGAGATCATTTCATATTCAATGTTGAAAGTACCGGGGCTATGCCTCCAGCAGagattttcttcaaatcagtaagattattgaaaaataaagcTGAATATTTGAGAAATTGTCCAATTGGTCAATAA
- a CDS encoding uncharacterized protein (Ortholog of C. dubliniensis CD36 : Cd36_19810, C. parapsilosis CDC317 : CPAR2_206450, Candida tenuis NRRL Y-1498 : CANTEDRAFT_113905 and Debaryomyces hansenii CBS767 : DEHA2C05566g), protein MSNGSDQNPQHVLPSQITPPLLMIPTSGPTISEPTTRTTTTTATATTTTNTNTNADTNTNTSTATLPSTNVAPQLPSLLSTSTSTSNTSTTPVLPATNPTPTSVRSMSIVSLDRSPRNSIVSTDDNLRSHTRNNSTTSLASLTSHPVAVHGLSSVNSAHPLNPLHVHHKQMSNGSAIISDDDSELDQTTPSRTILKPIRRLKRRSNSNDPINRDFKLKFDDRSVHHINQQQQQQPTSPTLMTTNPQSLNASPTSVSSSRFQDLAPITISNSSNNTNPPLDSKNLKKLKSTNLIQQSMYIKRKLAISKDLQIEYFNSVSHNNNNSIHSLATTTPSSSPPSPPPLSPPSISSELLDSKFFPPLPSALMSRKSTASPPIPMSLIPPNQPILQTLQEQNELIIKLNRRWNKASVNESNKGKQQHLKPDTPGSPISAGSIINTNANTRATNTTTTNTTMLPPSSNNSATISNTTMTSRKRSRQVLLDEDYEYHSYDDYNYDSYDD, encoded by the coding sequence ATGTCCAACGGTAGTGACCAAAATCCGCAGCATGTATTACCGAGTCAAATTACCCCACCACTTTTAATGATCCCAACATCAGGACCAACTATATCTgaaccaacaacaagaacaacaaccacaaccgCAACcgcaaccacaaccacaaatACGAATACGAATGCAGacacaaacacaaacacaaGCACGGCAACATTACCATCTACGAATGTTGCACCACAACTACCGTCATTACTTTCAACTTCGACTTCAACTAGTAATACCTCAACAACTCCAGTGCTTCCTGCAACAAACCCTACTCCAACGTCTGTACGAAGCATGTCTATTGTTAGTTTGGATAGAAGTCCcagaaattcaattgtatcTACCGATGACAATCTACGTTCACATACTAGAAATAACAGTACCACTAGTTTAGCATCATTGACGAGTCATCCTGTTGCAGTACATGGGTTAAGTTCTGTTAATCTGGCACATCCTTTAAACCCTTTACATGTTCATCATAAACAAATGAGTAATGGCAGTGCCATAATATCGGATGATGATTCTGAATTGGACCAGACAACACCTTCAAGAACAATACTAAAACCAATTCGTCGACttaaaagaagaagcaaTAGTAATGATCCGATTAACCGAGATTTCAAACTTAAATTTGATGACAGAAGTGTACATCATataaaccaacaacaacaacaacaacccaCATCCCCCACTTTAATGACCACTAACCCACAAAGTCTCAATGCAAGTCCAACTTCAGTTTCTCTGTCACGATTTCAAGATCTTGCCCCAATTACTATTAGTAATAGTTCCAACAATACAAATCCCCCATTAGACtccaaaaatttgaaaaaactcaaatcaacaaatttaattcaacaatcaatgTATATTAAACGGAAATTGGCAATTTCAAaagatttacaaattgaatattttaataGTGTTTcccacaacaacaataatagcATACATTCACTAGCTACAACTACCCCTTCATCATCTCCACCACTGCCACCACCATTATCACCACCTTCTATTTCTAgtgaattattagattccaaatttttccCTCCTTTACCACTGGCATTAATGTCACGAAAATCAACAGCGTCACCACCAATCCCCATGTCATTAATTCCTCcaaatcaaccaattttGCAAACATTACAAGaacaaaatgaattgattattaaattaaatcGGCGTTGGAATAAAGCTAGTGTAAATGAATCCAATAAGgggaaacaacaacatttgAAACCAGATACTCCAGGATCTCCAATATCAGCTGGTCTGATAATAAACACAAACGCAAACACAAGAGCAACAAATACAACGACAACCAACACAACTATGTTACCACCATCTAGTAATAATAGTGCTACTATTTCAAATACAACAATGACTTCACGAAAACGATCACGACAAGTTCTTCTTGATGAAGATTATGAATATCATAGTTATGACGATTATAATTACGACAGTTATGAtgattaa
- the RXT3 gene encoding Rxt3p (Putative transcriptional repressor) has protein sequence MSSNRNQGIRLPPISFLSNQYSQNLQQHQQQQSPLQLSTSPQISTTKLTPASNIGIQMYLNNPSSQSPNTASLSPPQSNEDNVNKNSETLASPPQILSSVSQNRPPPSQQQSPVYSQFTLPHINQPQQQQQHSPPQQQQQAQSPPQQQSAPTPTASTYPHSIIQQQSYSPPQSSVENHLDQESIESKRTQKSEQQQKVQQPQQAAEQEPPVQEQQKQGQQQAPHFHHHHHSPHHHHHHHHHHHHHRLDNSSESTPVANTTNGSTKRKNDETEPLKPHRQLFKKRPIPKLNLEPINQIIKELFPQRHFLGTLIYNPTTTWETLQTAELYGLKPELQNRFNEIKQEFIVRKKYQPFGGIRYIPTLPPLPSEYINNIIEIKIPFRHIILFKQDIANELITRELWGGASGIYTDDSDILQVLMHLGLFNNTIDLSIWNKKWTTKDLIKPLQSQLDNNDDGTNLGIDKDVYGDLSVEILLLPNLPKYYGFYQNGINSRSWLTSYHSGLSFAVYNVKWETRKT, from the coding sequence ATGTCATCAAATCGTAACCAGGGAATACGATTGCCCCCTATATCATTCTTATCCAACCAATATCTGCAGaatcttcaacaacatcagcaacaacaactgccATTGCAATTACTGACATCACCACAAATATCAACGACAAAACTTACTCCTGCTTCAAACATAGGTATACAAATGTATTTGAATAATCCAAGTTCTCAATCACCAAACACTGCATCGTTATCACCTCCACAATCTAACGAGGATAATGTAAATAAAAATCTGGAAACATTGGCATCACCTCCTCAAATTCTTTCATCAGTGAGTCAAAATCGTCCACCAccatcacaacaacaatccCCGGTCTATTCACAGTTTACATTACCACATATAAatcaaccacaacaacaacaacaacattcaCCACcacagcagcaacaacaagcacAGTCcccaccacaacaacaatcagCACCAACACCAACTGCATCAACATATCCACATTCTataatacaacaacaaagttATTCGCCACCTCAGTCAAGTGTGGAAAATCATCTAGATCAAGAATCTATAGAGTCGAAACGTACCCAAAAAtcagaacaacaacagaaagtgcaacaaccacaacaagcAGCAGAACAAGAACCACCGGTTCAAGAACAACAGAAACAGGGCCAACAACAAGCACCTCATTTtcatcaccaccatcatAGTCcacaccaccaccaccatcatcatcatcaccatcaccatcatcgCCTTGACAACTCTAGTGAATCTACACCAGTTGCAAATACCACTAATGGGTCAACAAAGCggaaaaatgatgaaacaGAACCATTGAAACCTCATCGgcaattatttaaaaaacgACCAATTCCTAAACTTAACTTGGaaccaataaatcaaatcattaaagAACTTTTCCCTCAAAGACATTTTTTGGGTacattaatttataatccaacaacaacatggGAAACATTACAAACTGCCGAATTATATGGATTAAAACCTGAATTACAAAATCGattcaatgaaattaaacaagaatttatAGTCCGGAAAAAATATCAGCCATTTGGAGGAATTCGATACATACCTACATTACCACCATTACCATCAGaatatattaataatataattgaaattaaaatccCCTTTAGAcatattattttgtttaaacAAGATATAgctaatgaattaattacTCGAGAACTTTGGGGAGGTGCTAGTGGGATATATACTGATGATTCGGATATCTTACAAGTATTAATGCATTTAGGATTATTTAACAATAccattgatttatcaatttggaATAAGAAATGGACCACAAAAGATTTAATCAAACCATTACAATCACAATTAGACAACAACGATGATGGAACTAATTTAGGAATTGATAAAGATGTTTATGGAGATTTATCAGTAGAAATACTTTTATTACCTAATTTACCTAAATATTATggattttatcaaaatggTATAAATTCACGATCTTGGTTGACTAGTTATCATTCAGGATTAAGTTTTGCTGTATATAATGTTAAATGGGAGACTAGAAAAACatga
- a CDS encoding 60S ribosomal protein eL31 (Ribosomal 60S subunit protein L31B; Spider biofilm repressed), translated as MALQDVVTREYTINLHKRLHGVNFKKRAPKAVKEIKKFATLHMGTTDVRLDPKLNIAIWKRGVQGVENRMRLRISRKRNDEEDAKEKLFAYVEPVIVPSTKGLQTVVVEDDE; from the exons ATGGCTTTACAAGACGTTGTTACTAGAGAATACACCATCAACTTGCACAAAAGA ttaCACGGtgtcaatttcaaaaagagAGCTCCAAAAGCTGTCaaagaaatcaagaaattcgCCACTTTACACATGGGTACCACTGATGTTAGATTAGACCCAAAATTGAACATTGCCATTTGGAAAAGAGGTGTTCAAGGTGTTGAAAACAGAATGAGATTAAGAATTTccagaaaaagaaatgatgaagaagatgctaaagaaaaattatttgctTACGTTGAACCAGTTATTGTCCCATCTACTAAAGGTTTACAAAccgttgttgttgaagatgatgaataG
- a CDS encoding uncharacterized protein (Protein of unknown function; S. cerevisiae YLR407W mutants have abnormal budding; constitutive expression independent of MTL or white-opaque status; Spider biofilm induced), which yields MTNEVQSVNNFPISTKSKQELLRKSKSTPRLKGISSPVTSSSTLPTSTPTTNAKKKQKRKQSTTTNNSSGGIPGFFRKISTEWNSFVSKLKSISDDVLTTDDIAEEFFIEEDSDDTGFDRLMRSHRGYTSTEEKFLQEYKKYKSLDTMAAAYQKNQHNKNNNNNNSGYSNDIRTYNIHISDPTNMSSNFTGSSNKVHYTLQDIMRQQQSQSQQQQPQRPFSETPLLPNGEEFEILDEDDEDGESTAAEIVYNDIDMIELRKEFEMWVNNKNTSDTDSKSTLFSQSNIGTTLWEYRRNKWLICNDPEKTETRLKETSITHIPKESYAKIYNNLIEKNKTLKHNKHINLSDLVKIINAGWIAEEKWDRAARGLP from the coding sequence ATGACTAACGAAGTTCAAAGTGTAAACAATTTTCCAATATCTACGAAATCCAAACAAGAACTACTACGTAAATCTAAATCCACTCCTAGACTAAAAGGTATTAGTTCTCCTGTCACAAGTTCATCGACATTACCAACTAGTACTCCTACCACCAACGCtaagaagaaacaaaagagGAAACAatctaccaccaccaataataGTAGTGGGGGAATACCAGGGTTTTTCCGCAAAATATCTACTGAATGGAATTCGTTTGTCTCCAAACTAAAATCTATATCTGACGACGTCTTGACTACAGACGATATAGCTGAAGAGTTTTtcattgaagaagatagTGACGATACTGGTTTTGATAGATTAATGAGATCGCATAGAGGGTATACTTCGACggaagaaaaatttttacaagaatataaaaaatataaatcttTGGATACCATGGCAGCAGCTTATCAAAAGAATCAacacaacaaaaataacaataacaataatagtGGTTATTCCAACGATATTAGAACTTATAATATTCATATATCGGATCCAACAAATATGTCATCTAATTTTACTGGTTCTTCAAACAAGGTCCATTATACTTTACAAGATATTATGCGACAACAGCAACTGCAActgcagcaacaacaaccacaacgACCATTCTCCGAAACTCCTCTTCTACCGAATGGAGaggaatttgaaatattagaTGAAGACGATGAAGATGGTGAATCTACAGCGGCAgaaattgtttataatgatattgatatgATTGAATTACgtaaagaatttgaaatgtGGGTTAACAATAAAAACACTAGTGATACTGATTCTAAATCGACATTATTTTCACAATCCAATATTGGTACTACATTATGGGAATATCGTCGAAATAAATGGCTAATTTGTAATGATCCAGAAAAAACCGAAACTCGACTTAAAGAAACTTCTATAACTCATATCCCTAAGGAATCATATGCGAagatttataataatttaattgaaaagaataaaactCTTAAACACAACAAACATATTAATTTACTGGATTTGGTCAAGATAATAAATGCTGGATGGATAGCTGAAGAGAAATGGGATAGAGCGGCACGAGGATTGCCATGA
- a CDS encoding uncharacterized protein (Ortholog of C. dubliniensis CD36 : Cd36_19830, C. parapsilosis CDC317 : CPAR2_206470, Candida tenuis NRRL Y-1498 : CANTEDRAFT_113899 and Debaryomyces hansenii CBS767 : DEHA2C05676g) has product MSSSSTNNTNNNNTSALNLQAELLEFQNSKYPTIQETITNNASILYKRKKFFLIELRESIQFLECFLIVLIYLRDLSFLKLLIRSTIHLSIININPPLSFKLQLQLSDDYKKSLVKISLRGLIIGNLFCLLTHLIFGIYRESPSGDGYLHGGITIQFIGDRLPYSRFELIILDLLVFFIQLVFHSLIGVIDDSEVLQVTPTQHGNGNNDASMVEEQLDGTFGLDRVHIEEDGYNGNVYLLTIDILGNIKKVFDYQINLQPPSGGRSDSEANQTQMPGAFPGASFSL; this is encoded by the coding sequence AtgagtagtagtagcaCTAATAAcaccaataacaacaacacatCAGCACTTAACCTTCAAGCTGAACTTCTAGAGTTTCAAAATCTGAAATATCCAACCATTCAAGAAACAATCACCAATAATGCTTCAATTTTATATAAACGAAAGAAATTTTTCCTTATTGAATTACGagaatcaattcaatttcttgaatgTTTTTTAATTGTATTAATATATCTACGagatttatcatttttaaaattattaatccGTTCAACTAttcatttatcaattataaatataaatccTCCATTACTGTTTAAATTACAATTACAATTACTGGATGATTataaaaaatcattagTGAAAATATCATTACGAGGATTAATTATTggtaatttattttgtttattaacTCATTTAATCTTTGGTATATATCGAGAAAGTCCTAGTGGTGACGGTTATTTACATGGTGGAATAACTATACAATTTATTGGTGATCGATTACCTTATTCAcgatttgaattgattatattggatctattggttttttttatacAATTGGTTTTCCATAGTCTTATTGGTGTCATTGATGATTCTGAAGTATTACAAGTGACTCCAACACAACACGGTAACGGCAACAATGATGCAAGCATGGTGGAGGAACAATTAGATGGTACGTTTGGATTAGATAGAGTTCATATTGAGGAAGATGGATATAATGGGAATGTCTATTTATTGACAATAGATATACTAggtaatattaaaaaagtgtttgattatcaaatcaatttacaaCCACCATCAGGAGGGAGATCAGATCTGGAAGCAAATCAAACACAAATGCCTGGTGCATTCCCTGGTGCAAGTTTTTCCCTATAA